A region of Halosolutus amylolyticus DNA encodes the following proteins:
- a CDS encoding DUF5822 domain-containing protein yields the protein MPEPVETTNPDGVDYGWVMQVTFVTTIIVGAPIVTLLSTTADLPTWGARAEFAVRVGAVVWLVVALSVFAYAKRHQSD from the coding sequence GTGCCAGAACCCGTCGAAACCACGAATCCCGACGGCGTCGACTACGGCTGGGTGATGCAGGTCACCTTCGTCACGACCATCATCGTCGGCGCGCCGATCGTCACACTCCTCTCGACCACCGCCGACCTGCCGACGTGGGGCGCGCGGGCCGAGTTCGCCGTCCGCGTCGGGGCCGTCGTCTGGCTGGTCGTCGCGCTCTCCGTGTTCGCGTACGCGAAGCGCCACCAGTCCGACTGA
- a CDS encoding HAD family hydrolase — translation MTDYDAVVYDLDGTLVHLDVDWEAVEREVRGVYHAADLEPPGNGLWDMLEAASELDVADDVEAAIAEYERAGARRSRRLPRADELPDRETQIGVCSLNCEAACRIALDEHDLTDGVDVVVGRDTVSNQKPHPEPLLKAVAELDVAPDRTLFIGDSATDERTADRAGVAFEYVGDGPSGV, via the coding sequence GTGACCGACTACGACGCCGTCGTCTACGATCTCGATGGGACGCTCGTCCACCTCGACGTCGACTGGGAGGCCGTCGAACGCGAGGTCCGTGGAGTCTACCACGCTGCCGATCTCGAACCGCCGGGGAACGGCCTGTGGGACATGCTCGAGGCCGCCAGCGAACTGGACGTCGCCGACGACGTCGAGGCCGCGATCGCGGAGTACGAGCGGGCAGGTGCCCGGCGTTCACGCCGGCTCCCCCGGGCGGACGAACTGCCCGATCGAGAGACGCAAATCGGCGTCTGCTCGCTCAACTGCGAGGCGGCCTGTCGGATCGCGCTCGACGAACACGACCTCACGGACGGCGTCGACGTCGTCGTCGGCCGGGACACGGTCTCGAACCAGAAACCCCATCCGGAACCGCTGCTCAAGGCAGTGGCCGAACTCGACGTCGCGCCCGATCGGACGCTCTTTATCGGCGACTCGGCGACCGACGAACGGACGGCCGACAGGGCCGGGGTCGCGTTCGAATACGTGGGAGACGGGCCCTCGGGCGTCTAG